In Bos indicus isolate NIAB-ARS_2022 breed Sahiwal x Tharparkar chromosome 2, NIAB-ARS_B.indTharparkar_mat_pri_1.0, whole genome shotgun sequence, a single genomic region encodes these proteins:
- the LOC109568553 gene encoding amyloid beta A4 precursor protein-binding family B member 1-interacting protein-like has protein sequence MGAQSLPPPPPPPLPPPPPTPSPPPPSSTPRLPGHSIATEHGGCADAASQPPGAGAATTGGDLARAVHSSRGEDLRDNAKAGRLPRARCTHQAAMTAAGTAFFFNFYV, from the exons ATGGGCGCTCAGtccctcccgccgccgccgcctcctcctcttcctcctcctcctcctactccgtctcctcctcctccctcaagCACACCCCGTCTCCCAGGCCACAGCATAGCAACCGAACATGGCGGCTGCGCAGACGCCGCCAGTCAGCCGCCCGGAGCTGGGGCCGCGACCACGGGAGGCGATCTCGCGAGAG CTGTGCACAGCAGCCGAGGAGAAGACCTGAGAGACAACGCGAAAGCCGGGAGGCTGCCCCGGGCCAGATGCACGCACCAAGCCGCCATGACTGCTGCCGGCACTGccttcttctttaatttttatgtttga